The Meriones unguiculatus strain TT.TT164.6M chromosome 1, Bangor_MerUng_6.1, whole genome shotgun sequence genome has a segment encoding these proteins:
- the Pkdcc gene encoding extracellular tyrosine-protein kinase PKDCC, giving the protein MRRRRVAVAAGFCASFLLGSVLNVLFAPGSEPPRPGQSPGPSAAPGPGRRGGRGELARQIRARYEEVQRYSRGGPGLGAGRPERRRLMDLAPGGPGLQRPRPPRVRPPPDGAPGWPPAPGPGSPGPGPRLGCAALRNVSGAQYVGSGYTKAVYRVRLPGGAAVALKAVDFSGHDLGSCVREFGARRGCYRLAAHKLLKEMVLLERLRHPNVLQLYGYCYQDSEDIPDTLTTITELGAPVEMIQLLQTSWEDRFRICLSLGRLLHHLAHSPLGSVTLLDFRPRQFVLVDGELKVTDLDDARAEDTPCTSSADCVLEFPARNFTLPCSAQGWCEDMNEKRNLYNAYRFFFTYLLPHSAPPSLRPLLDTIVNATGELAWGVDETLAQLEMVLHLYRSGQYLQNSTGSSEYQRIPESTITQEDYRCWPSYHHNGCLLSVFNLAEAVNVCESHAQCRAFVVTNQTTWTGRKLVFFKTGWSQVVPDASKTTYVKAPG; this is encoded by the exons ATGCGGCGCCGGCGGGTGGCCGTGGCCGCGGGTTTCTGCGCCTCCTTCCTGCTGGGCTCCGTTCTCAACGTGCTCTTCGCACCGGGCTCGGAGCCTCCGCGGCCAGGCCAGTCCCCGGGGCCCTCGGCAGCCCCGGGCCCGGGCCGTCGCGGGGGCCGTGGGGAGCTGGCTCGGCAGATCCGGGCGCGCTACGAGGAGGTGCAGCGCTATTCCCGCGGGGGCCCGGGACTGGGAGCCGGCCGGCCGGAGCGGCGGCGCCTGATGGACCTGGCTCCGGGCGGGCCGGGCCTGCAGCGTCCCCGGCCCCCGCGGGTCCGGCCCCCGCCCGACGGCGCTCCGGGCTGGCCCCCTGCTCCCGGCCCGGGCTCCCCCGGCCCGGGCCCGCGCCTGGGCTGCGCCGCGCTCCGCAACGTGTCTGGCGCGCAGTACGTGGGCTCAGGCTACACTAAGGCTGTGTACCGGGTCCGCCTGCCCGGCGGCGCCGCGGTGGCGCTTAAAGCGGTGGACTTCAGCGGCCACGATCTGGGCAGCTGCGTGCGCGAGTTCGGGGCGCGAAGGGGCTGCTATCGCCTGGCGGCCCACAAGCTGCTCAAGGAGATGGTGCTGCTGGAGCGACTGCGGCACCCCAACGTGCTGCAG CTCTACGGCTATTGCTACCAGGACAGTGAGGACATCCCGGACACACTGACCACCATCACAGAGCTGGGCGCCCCTGTGGAAATGATCCAGCTGTTACAGACTTCCTGGGAAGATCGGTTCCGA ATCTGCCTCAGCCTTGGCCGTCTTCTCCACCACCTCGCCCACTCGCCTCTGGGCTCAGTGACTCTGCTTGACTTCCGCCCTCGGCAATTCGTGCTAGTGGATGGGGAGCTGAAGGTGACAGACCTGGACGATGCCCGTGCAGAGGATACACCATGCACTAGCAGTGCCGACTGCGTGCTCGAGTTTCCGGCCAGGAACTTCACCCTGCCCTGCTCGGCCCAGGGCTGGTGTGAGGACATGAATGAGAAACGGAACCTTTACAACGCCTACAG GTTCTTCTTCACATACCTCCTGCCCCATAGCGCCCCGCCTTCCCTCAGGCCCCTGCTGGATACCATCGTCAATGCCACAG gagagctggcctgggGGGTGGATGAGACCCTGGCCCAGCTGGAGATGGTGCTGCACCTCTACCGGAGCGGACAGTACCTGCAGAACTCTACAGGCAGCAGTG AGTACCAACGCATTCCAGAGAGCACCATCACACAGGAGGACTATCGCTGCTGGCCATCCTACCACCATAACGGCTGCCTCCTGTCTGTGTTCAACCTGGCTGAggctgtaaatgtctgtgagagCCATGCTCAGTGTCGTGCCTTTGTGGTCACCAACCAGACCACCTGGACAG GTCGGAAGCTGGTCTTTTTTAAGACTGGATGGAGCCAAGTGGTTCCCGATGCCAGCAAGACGACATACGTGAAGGCCCCTGGTTGA